The bacterium genome contains the following window.
GTGACGATCACGGCTTCGGGGTCGACGAACTCCTCCAGCCGCCACGGCCGCCCGCCCGGGCCGCGCAGCGCGCAGGCGAAGAACACCGGGTTGAAGTGCGTCGCGCGCGCGAGCACGGCCTGCTGCGCCGGGGAGCCCGGGTCGACCTGCGAGGTCTCGACGACCTGGCGCGTCACCCGGCCGTCGCGGCCGCGCACCCAGAACGGCCCGCCGCCCGGCTCGCCGGTGTTCGGCACCATGCCGCACACGCGCAGGGGCCGCGCCAGGAGCGCCGACAGCGCCTCCCGCGCCGCGGGGACTTCGGGCTCGCCGAGCGCGTCGTGCAGG
Protein-coding sequences here:
- a CDS encoding DUF4301 family protein, yielding LHDALGEPEVPAAREALSALLARPLRVCGMVPNTGEPGGGPFWVRGRDGRVTRQVVETSQVDPGSPAQQAVLARATHFNPVFFACALRGPGGRPWRLEEFVDPEAVIVTRRSAGGRELLALERPGLWNGAMARWNTVFVEVPLAVFNPVKTLFDLLRPEHQA